The Thermococcus sp. nucleotide sequence AATAACAAAAGTTTTTAGAATATTCGATGGTATATTTGCCAAGTTTTATGATGGTGTTTGGATTCCACAGTTTTATAATTGCCCTGCACATTACAGGCAAATATTTTATGACCCCTATGGAGATCTGTACACTTGTATGAGTGCTTTGAGAATGAAAGAGCTTAGTATTGGTAAATATTATCCAACCTTTGAACTAAATGAGAACTTTCACTTATACAGAAAAAGGAATATCTTTAGCATCGAAAAATGCAAAAATTGCGAGCTTGCATTGATCTGTGGGGGAGGATGCAGTTATAATGCATTTCTAAAAACAGGAGATTTAACTAATCCAGATTGTTATAGTATGGAAATATTAAAAGAAAAATTTTTTAGATTATTTAAACATCCCGAAGTTGCTAAATATTATTTTAGATCTCTAACAGATGATGCTCGGTGACGTGAATGTTCGTTCGCACGCTCTCTGCAGGAGGCTCAATCGAAGAAATCGGTGGCAAAGCACACCGCCTCTCGCTTCTAACGAGGTACTTCAACGTTCCCGAAGGCTTCGTGGTCACCACGAAGGCCTATGAGCTCTGGAAAGAAACAGGAAGCTTGTCGAAGGACCTCATCGATGAGATTAAGGAGTATTTCCACTCCCCGTACGTCCTTGAGGGCAAGTTTCCCGTCGTTGTGAGAAGCTCGGCAACGGTTGAGGACAGTCCTGGGGCGAGTTTTGCCGGTGTTTTTGAAAGCGTAACGGGAGTTAGCTCTTTCGATGAATTAATCCGAGCAATTGAGCGAATTTTTAAGAGCGCAGAGTCAAGGCGCGTGAAGGAGTACATGAAGCGCCTCGGGATTAAGGATGAGGTAAAGATGGCGGTCATAGTACAGAGGCAGGTAAACCCAAAGCTCTCCGGAGTGCTCTTTACCCGCTCTCCAAACGAGCCTGATAGGGCATTAGTCGAGCTTGTGGAAGGTTCTCCCGAGGAGCTTGTCGGAGGAAGGGAGAGCGGCAAGCGTATCCTTCTCCCACGCGACTCCACCAAGGTCAAAGACCCCCTAATGAGGGAGCTGATCGAAACTGGTCTCGAAGTTGAAGAGCTCTTCCGCAAACCTCAGGATATCGAGTGGGCCTACGACGGAACTCTATGGCTCCTCCAGTCGAGGGAGGTAACGGTCTTTGCCTCAAAGCCGGAGAAAACAAAGGTTCCCGGGGGATGGTACAGGCTTAGAGGAATTCCGGCGAGTCCGGGAAGGGTAAAGGGGAAGGCCCATTTCGTTCTCGACGACCAGCCACCTGAAGAAGCCGAGAGGGTTTTCCCAAGGGGAGGAGTACTCGTCACCTATGTGCTCCACGCTGAATACTACAGCCTCTTTATGAAAGCCTTGGCCATAGTTACGAAGGTCGAGAGCGTTCTCTCCCATCCGGCGATAATAGCAAGGGAGCTCGGAATCCCGTGCGTTACCGGTGTGGACGTGGAAGCTATTCGGGAAGGCGACGAGATCATCGTGGACGGTGATGAGGGGGCTGTTTACATTAAAAATCCGAGAAAAAGATTCAGAAAACTTGACCTCTGGGAGGCGAGCTGGAAGGAGGATGAACTCACAAAGGAACTGGGGGAGGAGTACCAAAAGGCACTTCAGGAACTAGATGCTGAAAAACTTGTAAAGAACGATACTTCGGGCCTTTGAGCTCGTTAGAAGGCTCTATCCAGTTGATAAGGAGAGGACCTTTAACGTCTACCACTTCATAAACACACTGATGGAAGAAGAAACCCCGAGAATTCTCGCCGAGAAGTTCAGCGTAGCTGAAGTCTTCGCCCGCGCCGATAGAGGTGAAAGACCAAAGGACGAGACTGAGGAAAAGTTTTTCAGAATCTATGAAGTCCTCAAGCGGTTCATCAACTACACCGATGAGCGGGTTAGGGATATACCGGCGTTGCTCTTTGGCTTAGAGAAAACCGTTTAAGCTTTCCCCCTCTTCTTCTTCCGGTGGTTTGATGAAAATTGGAATCATTGGCACGGGGGTAGCTGGTCTCACCTCGGCGATAGCATTGGCAAAGAAGGGCTTTGAAGTTACACTCATCGGTCCCGGAATCAAGAAGAGCAACTCCCACCTGGCTCAGGCGGGAATAGCCTTTCCCGTTCTGAGGGGGGATTCCCTAGAAGCCCACGTCTTCGACACAATCCGAGCCGGGAAGTACCTCAACGACGAGGAGGTTGTGTGGAGCGTAATTTCGAAGGCGAGTGAAGCCTATGATTTCCTTCTCTCGCTCGGCCTGAAGTTTGAGGCTAGCGAGACTGAAGGTGGCCACTCGTTCCATAGGGTCTTCACAATAAAGAACGAGACCGGGAAGCACGTCACCAAGCTTCTCTATCTCCGCGCCAAGGAACTCGGAGTTCAGTTCGTCAAAGGAACGGCCGAGGAGCTGGCGATAAAGAGGGAAAAGGCTTACGGTGTCTTCCTCAACGGCGAGTTCCTGCCCTTTGATGCAACGGTGATAGCTTCCGGCGGTTTCTCTGGCCTCTTCAAGTTCACGGCTGGATCCCCAACGAACATCGGCCTCCTCATAGGGGACGCCATATTGAAAGGCGCCCCCGCTCGCGATTTGGAGTTTGTCCAGTTCCATCCAACCGGCTACATTGGAAAAAGGGGCGTCTTCCTGATAAGCGAAGCCGTCCGCGGTGCGGGGGCGAGGCTTGTGACCGAGGACGGTGAGCGTTTCGTGAATGAGCTCTCAACGAGGGACATCGTTGCGAGGGCGATATACAGGAAGATGCGGGAGGGGAAGAGGGTCTACTTGGACGCCACGGGGGTAGGGGACTTCAAGAAAAGCTTCCCCCAGATATACACTTTCCTGGTCAAGGACGGCACGGATCCGTTAAAGGATGCCATTCCTGTTTCCCCGATAGCCCACTACACGATGGGAGGGACAGCGGTCGACCCCTGGTACCGGACCGCCATCAGAAACCTCTATGCAGTAGGTGAGGCCGCCTCCAGCGGCTTCCATGGTGCAAACCGGCTGGCCAGCAACTCCCTCCTTGAGTGCCTCGTTTCCGGCCTTGAGGTTGCGAGGACAATAGTGAGGGACGGGCCGAGGTGCAGAGGAGTTAAGGGGCCGGGCTATCACGGCTACGAGGCCGGAGACGTTGACTCACTGAGGGAACTCCTCTGGGAGAAAGCCGGAATCGTCAGGAGCGCGAAGACCCTCAGGGAGGGCCTCAGGGAGCTTGAGGGTATAGAGGCAGACCCTAGGTTAAAGCTGCTCGCCAGGGGAGTCCTTGAGTGTGCATTGGTCCGGGAGGAGAGCAGGGGGGCACACTACCGTGAGGACTTCCCGGTTATGAGGAAGACCTTCGAGAGGCCGAGTTTCTTTGACGGGAGCTGTCATCTCTAACCAAAGGTGTCCAAAAACCCTTTTAATTCCCTTCCCTTATCCCCTCTGCGGGTGAGAAAATGAAGATGAAACGGCTTGTTGAGGAAATCCTCAGACTCAAAGAGGAGCGGAACGCTATAATAATGGCCCACAACTACCAGCTCCCTGAAGTTCAGGACATAGCGGATTTTCTGGGTGACAGCCTTGAGCTGGCGAGAAAGGCCGTGAAGACGGACGCCGATGTCATAGTCTTTGCGGGAGTTGACTTCATGGCCGAGACCGCGAAAATCCTCAACCCTGAAAAGACCGTTCTGCTCCCGAGCAGAAGGGCAACCTGCGCGATGGCCAACATGCTGAAGGTCGAGCACATTCTGGAGGCGAAGAGGAAGTACCCAGACGCGCCGGTGGTTCTCTACGTGAACACCACAGCCGAGACGAAGGCCTATGCCGACGTAACGGTTACCTCTGCCAACGCCGTCAAAATCGTTGAAAAGCTCGATTCCGACGTGGTCATCTTCGGCCCGGATAAGAACCTAGCGAGCTATGTTGCCAGACAGACCGGTAAGAAGGTCATCCCCGTGCCGGAGTACGGCCACTGCTACGTCCACAGGAAGTTCACCGTCGAGGACGTCGAACGTGCCAGGAAGCTCTACCCCAACGCTAGGCTGATGGTTCACCCGGAATGCGCACCGGGGGTGCAGGAAAGGGCAGACATCATAGTCTCCACCGGTGGAATGATAAAACGTGCGCCAGAGCACGATGAGTGGGTCGTCTTCACGGAGAGGGAGATGGTCTACCGCCTTCAGACGCTTCACCCTGAGATAAAGTTCCACCCCGCGAAGGATGACGCGACGTGTATCGGTATGAAGGCGATAACCCTCCACCACGTCTACGAGTCTCTCCGTGACATGAAGTACTCCGTTGAGGTTCCAACCGAGATAGCGGAGAGGGCCAGAAAAGCGATAGAGAGGATGCTGGAGCTCAGCTGAGTTCCCCTTTTGTTCCCCGTAAGCCCTCCTCCTTACTTCTTCGGTACGCTCATGCTCCTCACAGTGTAGTGTTCAAGTGTTGCCCCCCTCTCAACGAACTCGTGGGGCCATATCTTGACGTTGTACATCCTGACGTTGTCGCTCACCACCGCGTTGTCCCCTATGACGGAGTTTACCATCCTGACGTTGTCGCCGATCTCGACGTGCCTGCCCACTATTGAGTTCATCACCCGGACGTTGCTGCCCATCTTCACCCTGTCCATGACGACCGAGTGGAGGATCTCTGAATTCATTCCGATGATGGAGTAATTGTCCACCACGGCATCTTCGAGGGCGGTACCGCTCCCTATGGAGATGTGCCTCCCTAGGAGAACCCTCCCTTCCACTAGGAGTTCTCCCCGCTTTATCATGTCCCGCACCCGGCGGCGGAGTCCCTCGGACATCTTGGACCTGCCCTGCATATGAACGTCCTTGGTTACTTCGGAGGCATCCATGTCTTCGGATGAGAGGTTGCGGAGGAGATACATTGCCGCGTTTAGATAGCGCTCCGGAGTCCCGACGTCGAACCAGTAGCCCTCCATAGGGTAACCGTAGACATCATACCCGTGTTCTATCAGGGCGGGGATGATGTCACCCCCAAAGTCGAGTTTCTTCCCATTCACCATCTCCTTTGCCCAGGCTTCATTGAGGAACTCCCAGAAGTTCTCTGAGAGCAGATAGATGCCAGTGTTGGCGAGATTGCTTGGGGCGTCCTCCGGTGAGGGCTTCTCGATGAAGTACTCTATCCTGTAGTCCCCATTAACCTTTGCAACGCCGAATCCAGCAACGTCGTCGACGGGCTGGAGGGCTATGGTCATAAAGGCTTTCTTTTTCTGATGCCATTTGAACATCTTCTTCAAGTCCATCCGGTAGATGTTGTCGCCCTGGATCACCACCACGGGTTCTTTTATACCGTAGTAGTGCATCGTGTACCAGACGGCATCGCCGTTGGTCGTGCTCTCGTAACGCGGCATATAACGGATCCTCACCTCCTTTTCAAGCCCGTACTTCTTTCTGAGCCAGTACCCCTCACGGAAGTAGTCGAAGAGTGAGGTGTAGTTTACGTATCCCTTCACCCCAAGGTAGGCCTCCTCGATACCGTCGCGCGCGAGATTTAGAATGGAGTGCTCCAAGATGGGCTTGTTCAAAAGCCTCACGAGCCCCTTTGAGGTTTCGATGGTGAGCGGCCGCAACCGCGTTGCCTCGCCCCCTATTGGAATGACGGCTTTCTTTATCATAATGTTCCCCACTTAAATTCGCTCATAAGAATAAAAGGCATTCTTTCACGGGGAGTGGTGCAGGATATAGAAATAGAGATAAAGGACCGTTACCAGTTCAGGATGGAGGTGGGTTCATGGTTTCACTTGACTATCTCCTGGGATTCCTACGTGAGGATGCCCCCTTCGGCGACGTCACGAGCGAGGCGGTGGTTCCGGAGGGAACCAAGGCTATGGCGATGATCATAGCCAAGCAGGAGGGGATTATAGCGGGCGTTGAGGAGGCCAAAGCCCTGTTCGAACACTTCGGGGTTGAAGTTGGGGTCAAAAAGCACGATGGAGAGAGGGTGAAGGGAGGGGACGTCATCCTGGAGCTGTCTGGCGACGCGCTCTCCATACTCCTTGTCGAGAGAACCGCCCTGAACGTAATGGGCAGGATGAGCGGAATCGCGACGGAGGTCAGAAGGCTGGTCGATAAGGTTAAGGCTGTGAATCCTAGGGTCCGTGTTGCAGGAACTAGGAAAACCCTCCTCAAGCCGTTGGATAAGAAGGCGATACTCATAGGCGGCGGCGAGCCACACCGCTTCTCGCTGAGCGACGCGATACTCATAAAGGACAACCACCTTGCTCTGGTTTCGCTGGAGGAAGCGATAAGGCGCGCTAAGGCCTTCAGCGTTTACAAGATCGTTGAGGTTGAGGTTGAGATCCTTGAGGATGCCCTTAGAGCGGCAAGGGCCGGCGCGGACGTGGTTATGCTCGACAACATGACGCCCGGGGAAATCACCGAGACGATAGAGGCTTTAAAGCGCGAGGATCTGCGTGATGGGGTGAAGATCGAGGTTTCGGGGGGAATAACTCCGGAGAACATCGAGGAGTACGCGGCCCTGGATGTGGACGTCATAAGCCTCGGCTACCTCACGCACTCAGTCAAGAACTTCGATGTTAGCCTTGAGATGATTGAAAAGCTTTGAAAGAAGGTTTTTCACCTTTCTCTCAATTCCTTTGATATCTTTTTGATCTTTCTAAATCCCTTCCTTGATAAGGTTTATATTCAAGTTTTTCCTTGAATTTATTGCAAGCCAAAACTTGAAAAGGTGGTCGAAATGGGAAAGCTTGACGTTATCGAGAGTAAGGGGACTGAGAGGCTCAAGAGGGGCTTCGCAAAGATGGTCAAGGGCGGCGTCATAATGGACGTCACCAACGCCGATCAGGCCCATGTGGCGGAGGAAGCCGGAGCCGTCTCAGTTATGGCCCTTCACCGTGTTCCGGCCGACATCAGAAAAACCGGTGGCGTTGCAAGAATGGCCCCGATAGAGAAGATCCAGGAGATAATGGACGCCGTGACGATTCCAGTCATGGCAAAGGTTAGAATTGGCCACGTCGCCGAGGCGAGAATTCTTGAGGCTTTGGGAGTTGATATGATCGACGAGAGTGAAGTCCTAACGCCCTCAGATCCCTTCTTCCACATAGACAAGAGGGACTTCTCTGTTCCATTCGTCTGCGGCAACAGGAACCTTGGAGAGGCAGTGAGGAGAATATGGGAAGGGGCCGCGATGATGAGGACGAAGGGCGAAGCCGGAACCGGAAACATCGTCGAGGCCGTGAGGCACGTTCGTCTTCTGAGAGACAACATAGCACTAATCCAGCGCATGACCGACGAGCAGGTCTACAACGTAGCCGAAAAGTTCGCTGAGCCCTACCTCAGGCTGGCCTTTGAGGTCAGGGAAATCAGCGGTCTACCAAGGCAAGTACTTGAGAATGAGCCGATTTACGGCCACCACACCTACCGTGAGATAGTTGATGGCCTCTACAGGGTCCTCCTGGAGATAAAGAAGCTCGGCCGCCTTCCGGTCGTCAACTTCGCCGCCGGAGGAGTTGCCACTCCGGCAGATGCAGCTTTGATGATGCAGATGGGAATGGACGGCGTCTTCGTGGGTTCGGGAATCTTCAAGAGCTCCAACCCGGAGAAGATGGCGAGGGCGATAGTTGAAGCGGTAAACCACTGGGACGAGCCGGACGTTCTCGTTGAGATAAGCAAGGAAATAGGAGAGCCTATGAAGGGTCAGGACATCGAAGAACTGGAAGTTCGCCTCGAGGAGAGGGGTGTCTGATCTCTTTTTATTTATTTGTGGGGTGGTGAGAATGGTCAGGGTGGGTGTTATAGGCCTTCAGGGTGATGTGGGCGAACACATCGAGGCGACAAGGAATGCCCTGAAAAACCTCGGCGTTACCGGGGAGGTGGTCTGGCTCAGGAAGCCGGGGCAGCTCGAAAACATTTCGGCAATCATAATCCCCGGCGGTGAGAGCACGACAATCTCAAGGCTCATGCTGAAGAACGGCCTCCTTGAGCCTATGAGGAAGCTCGGTGAGGAAGGTCTGCCGATAATGGGAACCTGCGCCGGTTTGATAATGCTCTCGAAGAAGATAATCGGTGCCACTCCGGAGCAGAGGTTCCTCGAGCTTCTCGACGTTCGCGTTAACAGAAACGCCTACGGCAGGCAGGTGGACAGCTTCGAGGCTCCAATAAAGCTCGCCTTCAGCGACGAGCCGTTCCCAGGGGTTTTCATTCGCGCGCCCCGCATAGTCGAACTCCTGAACGATAAAGTCCGGCCGATAGCGTGGCTCGGCAATAGGGTTGTTGGCGTCGAGGGGGACAACATCATCGGCCTTGAGTTCCACCCGGAGCTGACCTCCGATACCAGAGTCCATGAATACTTCCTGGAGAAGGCCCTCTGACTTGAACATTTTTTCATAAATTTCTTCCGGAAATCTTTTTATTCTTGCCGTGTATATGTTTATCGGTGGTAGCGTGAGCGAGCCCAAGACTGTCGTGTGTCCCTACTGCGGTTTTGGCTGCAGACTTCTCGTTGATCCCAAGACGATGAGAGTCAAACCGTACCAAGGTGAACCCAACAGGGGCAAGCTCTGCCCCAAGGGTCTCCACGCAACGGAGTTCGTTCTTTCCAGGGACAGGCTCGGGCGCCCCCTGAAGCGTGAAGGCTCTAAGATAAGACCAATAAGCTGGGGGCAGGCCATCGAGGAGATAGCGGGCAAGCTCCTCGAAATCCGCGAGCTGTACGGTCCAGACGCTGTGGCTTTCATAGCCTCATCGAAGGTGAGCAACGAGGAAAACTACCTCCTCCAGAAGATAGCGAGGCTCTTCGGCACGAACAACATAGACAACTGCGCCCGTCTCTGCCACGAGGCGAGCGTTCACGCCCTCAAGATGACCGTTGGAGCGGGGGCGCAGACCAGCCCCTACAAAGACTTGGAGAGGTTCGGGGTCATACTCCTCTGGGGCTACAACCCGGCCGAGACACACCCGGTTGTCATGGACTACATCCTGAAGGCCAGGAGGAAAGGTGCTAAAATAATCGTCGTCGACGTCAGGGAAACCAGAACGATGGCCTTCGCGGATTATAAGCTGATCATCCGTCCGGGGACCGACATAGCCCTCGCAAACGCGGTTATGAACGTCATAATCCGGGAGGAGCTCTACGATGAGGAGTTCATAAAGACCAGAACCGCCGGCTTCTCCGAGGTAAGGATGGCGGTAATGAAGTACACTCCGGAGTACGCGGAGAAGGTAACGGGAATTCCGGCTGAAACTATCAGAGAAGTTGCGAGAACCTTTGCCTTGGCCGGAAGCGGCGCGATAATGTGGGGTATGGGTTTGACACAGCACGTTTCAGGCGTTGAGAACGTCATTGCCGTTATAGACATAGCACTCCTCCTGGGCTATATCGGGGAAAAAGGTGGTCTATACCCCATGCGCGGTCAGAACAACGTCCAGGGAGCGGCATACATGGGTGCGCTGAGCGAGTTCCTGCCGGGTTACGTCCCGCTGACCGACGAGCGCTTTAGAAAGCGTGTGGCAAAGATATGGGGTGTGGAAGACCTCCCGACGGAGCGCGGGCTCTACCTCACGGAGCTCTGGGATGCGATAAAGAGCAACGATATTAAAGCGCTCTACATAGTCGGGGAAAACCCTGCGGTCAGTGAGGCGGACTTCCTCAGGGTGAGAGACGCCCTCAGAGAGCTCGACCTCCTCGTTGTTCAGGACGTTTTCATGAGCAGGACTGCCCGCTACGCCCACTACGTTCTTCCTGCGAGTGCCTTCTGCGAGAAGTCCGGAAGCTACATGAACAGCGAAAGAAGGATTCAGTGGAGCCATAAGATCTGCGAGCCGATGGGTGATTCCAAGCCCGACTGGGAGATACTTACCATGCTCGGCAGGGCCCTGGGTTTGCCCGGGTTCAACTATTCGAGCGTTGAAGAGATAACGGGGGAATACTTCCGCCTCTTCCCCTCGCTGGAGGAAAGGAGCGTTGAGGAACTGAAGAACCCAGAGGGGATATTCCTTCCGAAGAAGAGGCTCCACACTTGGGAGTTCTCAACGCCAGATGGAAAGGCCAGGTTCATCGCTGTGGAGCAGGTGCAGCCCTGGGAGAGGCCGGACTACGAGTACCCCTTCATACTTACGACAATCAGGCTGATAAGCCACTACAACACAGGTGAAATGACCCTCAGGAGCCCATCTCTCGTCAGGCTGATGGGAGAGCCCAGGGCGCTGATAAACAGAAGCGACGCGGAGAGGCTTGGAATCCACGACGGCGACTGGGTTGAGATCGAGACTAGGCGCGGGAAAATTAGAATGAGGGCCAAGCTCGGCGGTATTCCCTCCGGAGTGGTTGCGGTTCCCTTCCACTTCAAGGCGAACAAAATAACGAGCCCTGCCCTGAACAAAGCCGGAACGCCGGAGCTCAAGTTCTCCGCGTGCAGGGTGAGGAAGCTCAGAAGCGGAAAGCCCACTCCGGATACTCCCCGGTAAGGCATGCCAGGCAGAGGTCCCTCCTCCCGACGGCCTTTTTCAGCCCATCTACGCTGAGGTAAGCCAGGCTGTCGGCGCCTATTGCCTTCTCCACCTTCCCGACGCTCCCAAAGGCCGCTATGAGCTCGTGCCTGGTAGGAATGTCCACCCCCATGTAGCACGGGTACCTTATCGGTGGGGATGCTATTCTCACGTGCACCTTCCTCGCGCCGGCCCTTCTAAGCATTGCCACGATGCGCTTCATGGTCGTTCCCCTGACGATTGAGTCATCAACAAGAACGACGCTCTTGCCCTCTATTACCTCCCTCACCGGCGAGAGCTTGAGCTTAACCTTCAGCTCGCGGTAGAACTGGCCTGGGATTATGAATGTCCTTCCTATGTAGCGGTTCTTTATCAAACCTTCCGAGTAGGGAATCCCGCTGACCCTGGAGAAACCCAAGGCGGAAGCCCTTCCAGAGTCTGGCACGGCTATGACGACGTCTCCATTGGCGGGGCTTTCCCTTGCCAGTTCTTCTCCCATCCTGACCCTTGCAGTATAGACGTTTACACCGTCTATCGTGCTGTCCGGGCGGGCGAAGTATATGTACTCAAAGACGCAGCCGCGGTGCTCTCCCGTTGCCACGACCCTGCTTTCGATTTCATCCTCCGAGAGGAGGAAGACCTCCCCGGGCTTCACGTTCCTCACGTCGTCAACGAAGAGCCTCAGTGCGGAATCCTCCGAGGCGAAATAGTGGCCGTTTCTACTCCCGTAGCTTAATGGCCTGAAGCCGACCGGGTCCCTCGCAACAAGTATCTTCCCGTCGAACAGGAAGGCAACCGAATAGGCCCCCTTAACTTCCCCAAAGAGGGCTTTCATGGCCTCAAATTCATCTCCCGTTTCTTTTAGATGCCAGAGAAAAGAGATGCCCAGCAGCTCAGAGTCCACCGAGTGCCTGAACTTAACCCCCAGCCGTTCGTAGTGCCGCCTGAGGGGGAGGAAATTCGTGAGGGTCCCGTTGTGGGCTATCGCTATCCTCCTTTCGCAGCAGCTTGCCTCCAGCGGCTGGGTTTCCGTGAGGGAGCCGGAGGTGGAATACCTGACGTGGGCTATTGCCATTCCTGATTTCAGCTTCGCCACCTCGCCGTTCCTGAAGACCTCCAAAACGAGCCCCCTACCAGCTATCGTTTTTATCCTGTGCTTCCAGACGCTTATCCCCGCGCTCTCCTGTCCCCTGTGCTGCAGGGCTATGAGTGCGTAGTAGGCTTTCCTGGGCGCGTTCTCAGCAACGGCCGCAAAGACTCCGCACTTCTCCCTCATGAGGAACCCCGCCAGTTTTTGACGTGAATATGTTAATAAATATATGTTCTTGCGCAATGTTTTAGCCTCTTGTGTTTAAAAACTTTGCCCATTGATTGACATTTTAATGCTTAAACAAGCCTTAAATATGGAGAAATTTTACATAAAAATGGTGAAGTCCATGGAGGTTTACGAAGGTAAGGCCAAGAAGGTAATTCCCCTCGACGAGGGGAAGGCCATCATGGAGTTCAAGGACGATGCAACAGCCTTCGATGGTAGGAAGAAGGGCCAGTTTGGGGGCAAGGGCTGGCTCAACGCCCAGATAAGTGCGGTTCTCTTCAAAGTTCTTGAGGAGAGGGGTGTTAAGACGCACTTCATAGGGGTTGCCGGCGACAACAGGCTCATCGTTGAGAGGCTCAAGATGTATCCCCTTGAGATAGTGGTCAGGAACGTCGTCGCCGGCAGTTTGAGGAAGCGCCTCCCCCTTGAGGAGGGAACTGAATTGACGGAGCCGATAGTCGAGCTCTACTACAAGGACGACGGCCTCGGCGATCCTATGATAAACCACCATCACGCAAAGATCCTCGGGATAAGCGAGGATGAGATAAGGGGGATGGAGCGCATAGCCCTCAAGGTGAACGAGATCCTCAAGGAGTACTTCGCCGAGCGCGGGATAATCCTCGTTGATTTCAAGCTTGAGTTCGGAAAGAACGAGAGGGGCGAGATAATCCTCGGCGACGAGATAAGCCCCGACACCTGCCGCTTCTGGGACGCTGAGACAAAGAAGAGCCTCGACAAGGATGTCTTCAGGTTTGATAAAGGCGACCTCGTTAAAGCTTACGAGGAGCTCTACGAGCGCCTCACGGGCAGTTCGCTCTCATAGGTTATGAGAACCGTGTAGCAGCCCTTTTCATCTTCCTCTATCACTATTTTCCTCAGCCGGATTCCGTATTCGCTTACGGCCTTTTCAACCAGCTCCGGCAGGTTTTCAAGGAACGCCTTCCTCTTTACCGTGAGCTCCATGCGACCACCGAGAAAAGTTTGGGGAGGAGCTTAAAGTCTTACCCCGTAGTTCTTTACCGTTATCCATGGCCTTTCCATGACTGCACCGAGCTCGAAGCTCTTGAAGTGTTTGTTGAGGACTTCCAAAGCCGCTCCCT carries:
- a CDS encoding PEP/pyruvate-binding domain-containing protein, translating into MFVRTLSAGGSIEEIGGKAHRLSLLTRYFNVPEGFVVTTKAYELWKETGSLSKDLIDEIKEYFHSPYVLEGKFPVVVRSSATVEDSPGASFAGVFESVTGVSSFDELIRAIERIFKSAESRRVKEYMKRLGIKDEVKMAVIVQRQVNPKLSGVLFTRSPNEPDRALVELVEGSPEELVGGRESGKRILLPRDSTKVKDPLMRELIETGLEVEELFRKPQDIEWAYDGTLWLLQSREVTVFASKPEKTKVPGGWYRLRGIPASPGRVKGKAHFVLDDQPPEEAERVFPRGGVLVTYVLHAEYYSLFMKALAIVTKVESVLSHPAIIARELGIPCVTGVDVEAIREGDEIIVDGDEGAVYIKNPRKRFRKLDLWEASWKEDELTKELGEEYQKALQELDAEKLVKNDTSGL
- a CDS encoding L-aspartate oxidase, which encodes MKIGIIGTGVAGLTSAIALAKKGFEVTLIGPGIKKSNSHLAQAGIAFPVLRGDSLEAHVFDTIRAGKYLNDEEVVWSVISKASEAYDFLLSLGLKFEASETEGGHSFHRVFTIKNETGKHVTKLLYLRAKELGVQFVKGTAEELAIKREKAYGVFLNGEFLPFDATVIASGGFSGLFKFTAGSPTNIGLLIGDAILKGAPARDLEFVQFHPTGYIGKRGVFLISEAVRGAGARLVTEDGERFVNELSTRDIVARAIYRKMREGKRVYLDATGVGDFKKSFPQIYTFLVKDGTDPLKDAIPVSPIAHYTMGGTAVDPWYRTAIRNLYAVGEAASSGFHGANRLASNSLLECLVSGLEVARTIVRDGPRCRGVKGPGYHGYEAGDVDSLRELLWEKAGIVRSAKTLREGLRELEGIEADPRLKLLARGVLECALVREESRGAHYREDFPVMRKTFERPSFFDGSCHL
- the nadA gene encoding quinolinate synthase NadA, which encodes MKMKRLVEEILRLKEERNAIIMAHNYQLPEVQDIADFLGDSLELARKAVKTDADVIVFAGVDFMAETAKILNPEKTVLLPSRRATCAMANMLKVEHILEAKRKYPDAPVVLYVNTTAETKAYADVTVTSANAVKIVEKLDSDVVIFGPDKNLASYVARQTGKKVIPVPEYGHCYVHRKFTVEDVERARKLYPNARLMVHPECAPGVQERADIIVSTGGMIKRAPEHDEWVVFTEREMVYRLQTLHPEIKFHPAKDDATCIGMKAITLHHVYESLRDMKYSVEVPTEIAERARKAIERMLELS
- a CDS encoding NDP-sugar synthase, yielding MIKKAVIPIGGEATRLRPLTIETSKGLVRLLNKPILEHSILNLARDGIEEAYLGVKGYVNYTSLFDYFREGYWLRKKYGLEKEVRIRYMPRYESTTNGDAVWYTMHYYGIKEPVVVIQGDNIYRMDLKKMFKWHQKKKAFMTIALQPVDDVAGFGVAKVNGDYRIEYFIEKPSPEDAPSNLANTGIYLLSENFWEFLNEAWAKEMVNGKKLDFGGDIIPALIEHGYDVYGYPMEGYWFDVGTPERYLNAAMYLLRNLSSEDMDASEVTKDVHMQGRSKMSEGLRRRVRDMIKRGELLVEGRVLLGRHISIGSGTALEDAVVDNYSIIGMNSEILHSVVMDRVKMGSNVRVMNSIVGRHVEIGDNVRMVNSVIGDNAVVSDNVRMYNVKIWPHEFVERGATLEHYTVRSMSVPKK
- the nadC gene encoding carboxylating nicotinate-nucleotide diphosphorylase; amino-acid sequence: MVSLDYLLGFLREDAPFGDVTSEAVVPEGTKAMAMIIAKQEGIIAGVEEAKALFEHFGVEVGVKKHDGERVKGGDVILELSGDALSILLVERTALNVMGRMSGIATEVRRLVDKVKAVNPRVRVAGTRKTLLKPLDKKAILIGGGEPHRFSLSDAILIKDNHLALVSLEEAIRRAKAFSVYKIVEVEVEILEDALRAARAGADVVMLDNMTPGEITETIEALKREDLRDGVKIEVSGGITPENIEEYAALDVDVISLGYLTHSVKNFDVSLEMIEKL
- the pdxS gene encoding pyridoxal 5'-phosphate synthase lyase subunit PdxS, which encodes MGKLDVIESKGTERLKRGFAKMVKGGVIMDVTNADQAHVAEEAGAVSVMALHRVPADIRKTGGVARMAPIEKIQEIMDAVTIPVMAKVRIGHVAEARILEALGVDMIDESEVLTPSDPFFHIDKRDFSVPFVCGNRNLGEAVRRIWEGAAMMRTKGEAGTGNIVEAVRHVRLLRDNIALIQRMTDEQVYNVAEKFAEPYLRLAFEVREISGLPRQVLENEPIYGHHTYREIVDGLYRVLLEIKKLGRLPVVNFAAGGVATPADAALMMQMGMDGVFVGSGIFKSSNPEKMARAIVEAVNHWDEPDVLVEISKEIGEPMKGQDIEELEVRLEERGV
- the pdxT gene encoding pyridoxal 5'-phosphate synthase glutaminase subunit PdxT, with amino-acid sequence MVRVGVIGLQGDVGEHIEATRNALKNLGVTGEVVWLRKPGQLENISAIIIPGGESTTISRLMLKNGLLEPMRKLGEEGLPIMGTCAGLIMLSKKIIGATPEQRFLELLDVRVNRNAYGRQVDSFEAPIKLAFSDEPFPGVFIRAPRIVELLNDKVRPIAWLGNRVVGVEGDNIIGLEFHPELTSDTRVHEYFLEKAL